A stretch of Plesiomonas shigelloides DNA encodes these proteins:
- the pal gene encoding peptidoglycan-associated lipoprotein Pal, with protein sequence MQLNKVLKGLMLALPVMAVAACSSNKSNDNADQMINSGDSNGSMSAEEQARMMMQELQKNNIVYFGFDKYDIQPEFAQMLDAHAAFLRDNPSYKVVVEGHADERGTPEYNIALGERRANAVKMYLQGRGVNADQISIVSYGKEKPAVLGHTEDAYAKNRRAVLVY encoded by the coding sequence ATGCAACTGAACAAAGTACTGAAGGGACTGATGTTAGCTCTGCCAGTAATGGCTGTAGCAGCTTGTAGCTCTAACAAGAGCAACGACAACGCAGATCAGATGATCAACTCTGGCGACAGCAATGGCAGCATGTCCGCTGAAGAGCAAGCTCGTATGATGATGCAAGAGCTGCAAAAGAATAACATCGTTTACTTCGGCTTTGACAAATACGACATCCAACCAGAGTTCGCTCAGATGCTGGATGCTCACGCTGCGTTCCTGCGTGACAACCCATCTTACAAAGTTGTTGTAGAAGGTCACGCGGATGAGCGTGGTACTCCAGAATACAACATCGCTCTGGGTGAGCGTCGTGCCAATGCAGTTAAAATGTACCTGCAAGGTCGTGGTGTAAATGCTGACCAAATCTCTATCGTTTCTTACGGTAAAGAGAAGCCAGCAGTTCTGGGCCATACTGAAGACGCGTACGCTAAAAACCGTCGCGCAGTACTGGTTTACTAA
- the ybgF gene encoding tol-pal system protein YbgF yields the protein MNRNYRPIISLSLLVLAAVSGTAAAQAPVYEAGSGSLEDRVTRLERMMEARNQLLTETQQQLMSLQGEMDQLRGSLERSEYQLNQAVERQRQLYQELDNVSAQNKQAADTATTDATAPAAATAPAAKAAAPAKDVVVSDNAVENQAYDAAVQLVLRDKQYDKAITAFQDFIAKYPKSVYRPNAHYWLGQLLFSQKRTDEAAAQFAAVVKDFPKSPKRADAMLKLGVIAQEKGDVAGAKTVFQQIISAYPTSSSAKMAKSRLAALGG from the coding sequence ATGAACCGTAACTACAGACCGATTATCAGTCTGTCGTTACTGGTACTCGCAGCCGTGTCTGGCACGGCTGCGGCGCAAGCTCCTGTATACGAGGCGGGCTCCGGATCTCTTGAAGATCGGGTGACTCGCCTCGAACGTATGATGGAAGCGCGTAACCAGTTACTGACAGAAACCCAGCAGCAGTTAATGTCTCTGCAAGGCGAGATGGATCAGTTACGTGGTTCGCTTGAGCGCAGTGAATATCAGCTAAATCAGGCGGTTGAACGCCAGCGTCAGCTCTATCAAGAGCTCGATAATGTCTCTGCTCAAAACAAGCAAGCGGCTGATACCGCAACCACTGATGCGACAGCGCCAGCCGCAGCAACCGCACCAGCTGCAAAAGCCGCCGCGCCTGCTAAAGATGTTGTGGTCAGTGATAATGCGGTAGAAAACCAAGCCTATGATGCAGCAGTTCAGCTGGTATTGCGTGATAAGCAATACGATAAAGCGATTACTGCGTTTCAGGACTTTATCGCGAAGTATCCAAAATCGGTTTACCGGCCGAATGCGCATTACTGGTTAGGGCAGTTACTGTTCAGTCAGAAGCGCACCGATGAGGCAGCGGCGCAATTTGCCGCGGTGGTAAAAGATTTTCCAAAGTCACCCAAGCGGGCCGATGCCATGCTTAAACTGGGTGTGATTGCTCAGGAGAAAGGTGATGTGGCGGGAGCCAAAACGGTGTTCCAGCAGATTATCTCTGCTTATCCAACATCGTCATCAGCCAAAATGGCCAAATCCCGTCTGGCAGCATTGGGTGGTTAA
- a CDS encoding cyd operon YbgE family protein, which yields MLDKLFRFTDKSPMRALALILALVSAFSLIWSPEATARSSQLYLWQAVVFLWAVISALVHGVGFKLSGVWRWVFCAPLSYPILCAVLYYFYIARG from the coding sequence ATGCTGGATAAATTATTCCGCTTCACAGACAAGAGCCCGATGCGGGCTCTTGCTTTAATTCTGGCTCTGGTGAGTGCCTTTAGCCTGATTTGGAGCCCGGAGGCTACCGCGCGTAGCAGCCAGCTTTATCTGTGGCAGGCAGTAGTTTTCCTCTGGGCGGTGATCAGTGCTTTGGTGCATGGTGTAGGGTTTAAACTCTCAGGCGTGTGGCGCTGGGTGTTTTGTGCCCCCTTGTCATATCCTATTCTTTGCGCTGTTTTATATTATTTTTATATTGCAAGGGGCTGA
- the tolB gene encoding Tol-Pal system beta propeller repeat protein TolB, with protein sequence MKPVLKLFAGLMMLVTAVASAEVRIVIDQGVDTARPIAVVPFKWTGSGNPPDNVAEIVAADLRNSGKFNPIPPARMPQQPTSASEVNPALWSTMGIDAIVVGQVQAGADGNYLISYQLVDTAGSPGTVLESNQYRVTKQWIRYASHTISDMVFERLTGIKGAFRTRIAYVVQTNGGRYPYELRVSDYDGFNQFVVHRSPEPIMSPAWTKDGRKLAYVTFENRRSQLMLQDLSTSQRKILTSFPRHNGAPSFSPDGSKMAFALSKDGSLKLYVMDIASGQIRRVTEGRFNDTEPSWYPDSQSIAFTSDRGGRPQIYKLNLASGAVERLTWEGAQNQNGEISPDGKALYMVSSTGSGQHIAKQDLDTGSVEVLTNTFLDETPSVSPNGIMLIYGSTQGLGRVLNLVSTDGRFKARVPATDGQVKFPAWSPYL encoded by the coding sequence ATGAAGCCGGTCTTAAAATTGTTTGCCGGGTTAATGATGCTGGTGACGGCTGTCGCCAGCGCAGAAGTCCGGATCGTGATTGATCAGGGTGTGGATACCGCGCGTCCGATTGCGGTCGTTCCTTTCAAATGGACCGGCAGCGGTAATCCGCCGGATAACGTTGCTGAAATTGTGGCGGCGGATTTGCGTAACAGCGGTAAGTTTAATCCTATCCCGCCTGCGCGCATGCCACAGCAGCCAACCAGTGCCTCGGAAGTCAATCCAGCACTGTGGTCTACAATGGGTATCGATGCCATTGTGGTGGGGCAGGTGCAAGCCGGTGCCGATGGTAACTACCTGATTTCGTACCAGTTGGTCGATACTGCGGGTTCACCGGGTACTGTGCTGGAAAGTAACCAGTATCGCGTGACCAAGCAGTGGATCCGTTATGCCTCTCATACCATCAGTGACATGGTTTTTGAGCGCCTGACTGGCATCAAAGGTGCGTTCCGTACCCGTATTGCGTATGTCGTGCAAACTAACGGCGGCCGCTATCCGTATGAGCTGCGCGTTTCTGACTACGATGGCTTTAACCAGTTTGTGGTGCATCGTTCTCCAGAGCCAATCATGTCTCCGGCGTGGACCAAAGATGGCCGTAAGCTGGCGTACGTCACCTTTGAAAACCGTCGCTCGCAGCTGATGTTGCAGGACCTGAGTACCTCTCAGCGTAAAATCCTGACCTCATTCCCGCGTCACAACGGTGCTCCGTCATTCTCTCCAGACGGCTCTAAGATGGCTTTTGCGCTGTCAAAAGACGGTAGCCTGAAACTGTACGTGATGGACATCGCTTCTGGTCAGATTCGTCGCGTGACTGAAGGCCGCTTTAACGATACTGAGCCGAGCTGGTATCCCGATAGCCAGAGCATTGCCTTTACCTCCGACCGCGGCGGTAGACCACAGATTTATAAATTAAATTTAGCTTCTGGTGCGGTCGAGCGCTTGACTTGGGAAGGTGCTCAGAATCAAAATGGTGAAATATCTCCGGACGGTAAAGCCCTGTATATGGTGAGCTCTACCGGCTCAGGACAACATATTGCAAAACAAGATTTGGATACTGGTTCAGTGGAAGTACTGACCAATACATTTCTTGATGAAACTCCAAGCGTTTCGCCAAACGGTATCATGCTGATTTATGGCTCAACCCAAGGTCTTGGCAGGGTATTAAATTTAGTGTCAACGGATGGACGTTTCAAAGCGCGTGTTCCGGCTACCGATGGTCAGGTCAAATTCCCGGCATGGTCGCCGTATCTGTGA
- the cydA gene encoding cytochrome ubiquinol oxidase subunit I: MLDVVELSRLQFALTAMYHFLFVPLTLGMSFLLAIMESVYVMTNKQIYKDMTKFWGKLFGINFALGVATGLTMEFQFGTNWSYYSHYVGDIFGAPLAIEGLMAFFLESTFVGMFFFGWDRLSKRQHLMVTWLTAIGTNMSALWILVANGWMQNPVGAEFNFETMRMEMVSFAELVMNPVAQVKFVHTVAAGYVAGSMFVLGISAYYLLKKRDIPFARRSFAIAASFGMASILSVMVLGDESGYELGDVQKVKLAAIESEWETQPPPASFTLFGIPNQEEMRTDFAIKIPYALGLIATRSLDTPVIGLRDLLKEHEVRIRNGMVAYDLLQKLRNGQDTPEIRAQFDAAKKDLGYGLLLTRYTSDVANATEAQIQLAVKDSIPQVAPLFFSFRIMVGVGFVLLFIIGMAFFQTCRHKIEQKPWLLKLALWGIPLPWIAIEAGWFVAEYGRQPWAVGEILPVTSAASAIGASDVIFSMLLICGLYTLFLIAEMYLMFKFARLGPSSLKTGRYHFEQTRAPVAEDAKA; encoded by the coding sequence ATGTTAGATGTCGTTGAACTATCAAGATTGCAGTTTGCACTAACTGCAATGTATCACTTCCTGTTTGTTCCACTCACATTGGGCATGTCATTTTTGCTTGCCATAATGGAGTCGGTCTATGTCATGACCAACAAACAGATTTACAAAGATATGACCAAATTCTGGGGCAAGTTGTTTGGTATCAACTTTGCTCTGGGGGTAGCTACCGGTCTGACCATGGAGTTCCAATTCGGGACTAACTGGTCTTATTATTCCCACTATGTAGGGGATATCTTCGGTGCGCCTCTGGCGATTGAAGGCCTGATGGCTTTCTTCCTGGAGTCTACCTTTGTTGGTATGTTCTTCTTTGGCTGGGATCGCCTGTCTAAACGTCAGCACCTGATGGTGACATGGTTGACAGCGATTGGTACCAACATGTCCGCACTGTGGATCTTGGTTGCCAACGGCTGGATGCAGAACCCAGTAGGAGCCGAATTTAACTTTGAAACCATGCGTATGGAGATGGTCAGCTTCGCTGAGCTGGTGATGAACCCCGTTGCGCAGGTTAAATTCGTTCACACTGTGGCTGCCGGTTATGTTGCAGGTTCCATGTTCGTACTGGGTATCAGTGCTTACTACCTGCTGAAAAAGCGTGATATTCCATTTGCGCGCCGCTCGTTTGCGATTGCTGCCAGCTTTGGTATGGCCTCTATCCTGTCTGTAATGGTACTGGGTGATGAGTCAGGCTATGAGCTGGGTGATGTGCAGAAAGTGAAGTTGGCGGCTATCGAGTCCGAGTGGGAGACTCAGCCACCTCCAGCATCCTTTACCCTGTTCGGTATTCCGAATCAGGAAGAGATGCGTACTGACTTTGCTATCAAGATCCCGTATGCGCTGGGTCTGATTGCCACGCGCTCACTGGACACGCCGGTAATTGGTCTGCGCGATCTGCTGAAAGAGCACGAAGTTCGCATTCGTAACGGTATGGTGGCTTACGATCTGCTGCAAAAACTGCGTAATGGCCAAGATACCCCGGAAATTCGTGCGCAGTTTGATGCCGCGAAGAAAGATCTGGGTTATGGCCTGCTGCTGACTCGCTATACCAGCGATGTTGCCAACGCGACCGAAGCACAGATCCAACTGGCGGTAAAAGATTCTATTCCGCAAGTGGCGCCTCTGTTCTTCAGCTTCCGTATCATGGTGGGTGTGGGCTTTGTGCTGCTGTTCATCATCGGTATGGCGTTCTTCCAGACTTGCCGTCATAAGATTGAGCAAAAACCATGGCTGCTCAAATTGGCACTGTGGGGTATCCCACTGCCATGGATCGCCATCGAAGCTGGCTGGTTCGTTGCTGAGTACGGTCGTCAACCATGGGCGGTGGGTGAGATCCTGCCTGTCACCTCGGCAGCCTCTGCCATCGGTGCCAGCGATGTGATCTTCTCCATGCTGCTGATCTGTGGTCTGTATACTCTGTTCCTGATTGCAGAAATGTACCTGATGTTCAAGTTTGCCCGTCTGGGCCCAAGCAGCCTGAAAACTGGCCGCTATCACTTCGAACAGACCCGTGCACCAGTCGCAGAAGATGCCAAGGCATAA
- the cydB gene encoding cytochrome d ubiquinol oxidase subunit II, translating to MIDYEFLRFVWWLLVGVLLIGFAITDGFDMGVGALLPILGKTDNERRVMINTIAPHWDGNQVWLITAGGALFAAWPMVYAAAFSGFYIAMILVLAALFFRPVGFDYRSKIEDARWRAMWDWGLFIGGAVPALVFGVAFGNLLQGVPFEVDSLLRLEYKGGFFGLLNPFGLLCGVVSLMMLVMQGATWLQMKTSGELHVRARAAAQITALVTSVCFALAGLWVMKGIGGFVITSVIDTAAPSNPLHKEVMVEVGAWIKNFNTYPVLWAIPAVGVVMPLLTVLASRFERCGFAFLTSSLGIAAIILTAGVTMFPFVMPSSILPAHSLTMWDATSSQKTLGIMLGAAVIFVPIVLGYTVWCYYKMFGRLDTKFIEENKNSLY from the coding sequence ATGATTGATTATGAATTTTTGCGTTTTGTCTGGTGGTTGCTGGTCGGTGTACTGCTGATCGGTTTTGCGATTACCGATGGTTTTGACATGGGGGTAGGGGCTTTGCTGCCTATCCTCGGTAAAACCGACAACGAGCGTCGGGTAATGATTAACACCATTGCCCCTCACTGGGATGGTAACCAAGTTTGGTTGATTACCGCGGGTGGTGCGCTGTTTGCTGCATGGCCAATGGTATATGCCGCTGCCTTCTCCGGTTTTTACATCGCCATGATCTTGGTGCTGGCCGCCTTGTTCTTCCGTCCGGTCGGTTTTGACTACCGCTCTAAGATTGAAGATGCGCGCTGGCGTGCAATGTGGGACTGGGGTCTGTTCATCGGTGGTGCTGTTCCGGCACTGGTGTTCGGTGTCGCCTTCGGTAACCTGCTGCAAGGTGTTCCGTTTGAAGTCGACAGCCTGCTGCGTCTGGAATACAAAGGAGGCTTCTTCGGCCTGCTGAATCCGTTTGGCCTGCTGTGTGGCGTGGTCAGCCTGATGATGCTGGTGATGCAAGGTGCAACTTGGTTGCAGATGAAGACCTCCGGTGAGCTGCATGTGCGTGCTCGTGCGGCGGCACAAATCACTGCGCTGGTGACTTCAGTATGCTTCGCATTGGCTGGTCTGTGGGTCATGAAGGGCATTGGTGGTTTTGTTATCACCTCGGTGATTGATACCGCAGCACCGTCTAACCCATTACATAAAGAAGTTATGGTGGAAGTGGGCGCGTGGATCAAGAACTTCAATACCTATCCAGTATTGTGGGCTATCCCAGCCGTTGGTGTGGTTATGCCACTGTTGACGGTACTGGCATCACGCTTTGAGCGTTGTGGTTTTGCGTTCCTGACCTCTTCACTGGGGATCGCGGCGATTATTTTAACCGCGGGTGTGACTATGTTCCCGTTTGTGATGCCATCTAGCATCCTGCCGGCACACAGTCTGACCATGTGGGATGCCACATCTAGCCAGAAGACTCTGGGTATCATGCTGGGTGCTGCAGTGATTTTTGTTCCGATTGTGTTGGGTTACACCGTTTGGTGTTACTACAAGATGTTTGGTCGTCTCGACACCAAATTTATCGAAGAAAACAAAAACTCATTGTACTAA
- the cydX gene encoding cytochrome bd-I oxidase subunit CydX, with the protein MWYFTWILGVLLACSFGIINALWLEQSETMDHDD; encoded by the coding sequence ATGTGGTATTTTACCTGGATTCTCGGTGTGTTACTGGCCTGCTCATTTGGCATTATCAATGCCCTGTGGCTTGAGCAGTCTGAAACCATGGATCACGACGACTAA
- the ybgC gene encoding tol-pal system-associated acyl-CoA thioesterase, translating to MSSKVSQWPVRVYYEDTDAGGVVYHARYVAFFERARTEMLRSLGQQQQTLLQHNVAFVVRRMTVDYRSPARLDDLLSVETEISSFRGASVTFNQRIIHQDGRVLCTAEVLVACIDLAKMKPVALPAELVAEFTCVC from the coding sequence GTGAGCAGTAAAGTATCTCAATGGCCCGTTCGCGTTTATTATGAAGACACGGATGCAGGAGGGGTCGTCTATCATGCACGTTATGTGGCTTTCTTCGAGCGCGCCCGGACCGAAATGCTACGCAGCCTCGGCCAACAGCAGCAGACTCTATTGCAGCACAATGTCGCCTTCGTGGTACGTCGTATGACCGTGGATTATCGATCTCCTGCGCGGCTAGACGATCTGCTTTCAGTCGAAACTGAAATCTCCTCATTCCGGGGGGCGTCCGTAACCTTTAATCAACGAATCATCCATCAGGATGGTCGAGTCCTATGCACCGCCGAGGTCTTGGTGGCGTGTATTGATTTGGCCAAAATGAAACCTGTTGCGCTTCCAGCTGAGTTAGTCGCGGAGTTTACCTGTGTCTGCTGA
- the ruvB gene encoding Holliday junction branch migration DNA helicase RuvB, with the protein MIEADRLISPVQTVREEEVIDRAIRPRLLNEYVGQDHVRAQMEIFIQAARMRADALDHVLIFGPPGLGKTTLANIIANEMGVSIRTTSGPVLEKAGDLAAMLTNLEPHDVLFIDEIHRLSPAVEEVLYPAMEDYQLDIMIGEGPAARSIKLDLPPFTLIGATTRAGSLTSPLRDRFGIVQRLEFYKVEDLTDIVRRSARCLGLNMQAEAALEVARRSRGTPRIANRLLRRVRDFAEVKGCGDIELDVAGRALDMLDVDTEGFDFMDRKLLLAVIDKFMGGPVGLDNLAAAIGEERDTIEDVLEPYLIQQGFLQRTPRGRIATQRAYQHFGLEKPSDQ; encoded by the coding sequence ATGATAGAAGCAGACCGCCTGATTTCCCCTGTGCAGACCGTTCGTGAAGAAGAGGTCATTGACCGTGCGATTCGGCCACGATTACTGAATGAATACGTCGGTCAGGACCATGTACGGGCGCAAATGGAAATATTCATTCAGGCGGCGCGTATGCGTGCCGATGCGCTGGATCACGTGTTGATTTTTGGCCCTCCCGGGTTGGGCAAAACTACGCTGGCTAACATCATCGCCAACGAAATGGGCGTGAGTATCCGCACGACCTCTGGCCCGGTACTGGAAAAGGCCGGTGATTTGGCGGCCATGCTAACCAACCTTGAGCCGCATGATGTGCTGTTTATCGATGAAATCCATCGCCTGTCACCGGCTGTTGAAGAAGTGCTCTATCCAGCGATGGAAGATTATCAGCTGGATATCATGATCGGGGAGGGGCCTGCGGCGCGCTCAATTAAATTAGACTTGCCGCCGTTTACCTTAATTGGTGCCACTACTCGAGCAGGCTCACTGACATCACCGCTACGCGATCGTTTTGGCATTGTGCAGCGTCTGGAGTTTTACAAGGTCGAAGATCTAACCGATATCGTGCGTCGCAGTGCGCGTTGCCTTGGTTTGAATATGCAAGCAGAAGCGGCGCTGGAAGTAGCGCGCCGTTCACGTGGTACACCACGGATTGCGAACCGTCTTTTGCGTCGAGTGCGTGATTTTGCGGAAGTGAAAGGGTGCGGTGATATCGAGCTGGATGTGGCCGGTCGTGCTCTCGATATGCTGGACGTCGACACCGAAGGCTTTGATTTTATGGATCGCAAACTGCTGCTGGCGGTGATTGATAAGTTTATGGGCGGTCCGGTTGGTCTGGATAACCTCGCAGCAGCGATCGGTGAAGAGCGTGACACGATTGAAGATGTGTTGGAGCCGTATCTGATTCAGCAGGGCTTTTTACAGCGCACGCCACGCGGGCGTATTGCTACACAACGTGCTTATCAGCATTTTGGTTTAGAAAAACCAAGCGATCAATAA
- the tolQ gene encoding Tol-Pal system protein TolQ produces the protein MNLLDLFLKASFMVKIVMMILIGFSIASWAIIIQRTRVLNAATRAADAFEDRFWSGIDLARLYQETSTRRDDLSGTEQIFYSGFKEFARLHRANGHAPEAVIEGASRAMRISMNRELESLENHIPFLGTVASISPYIGLFGTVWGIMHAFIALGAVKQATLQMVAPGIAEALIATAIGLFAAIPAVMAYNRLNLRVSKLEQNYGNFTDEFTAILHRQAFAADAKQ, from the coding sequence ATGAACCTTCTTGACCTTTTCTTAAAGGCCAGTTTCATGGTTAAGATCGTAATGATGATCTTGATCGGTTTTTCTATTGCTTCCTGGGCGATCATTATCCAGCGAACTCGGGTCCTGAATGCGGCTACCCGTGCGGCGGATGCCTTTGAGGACCGTTTTTGGTCTGGTATCGATTTGGCGCGTCTGTATCAAGAAACGTCAACTCGCCGCGATGATCTGTCCGGTACGGAACAAATCTTTTATTCAGGTTTCAAAGAGTTTGCCCGTTTACACCGTGCTAATGGCCATGCGCCAGAAGCGGTGATTGAAGGGGCCTCGCGTGCGATGCGCATCTCCATGAACCGTGAACTGGAAAGTCTGGAAAACCACATCCCGTTTTTGGGTACGGTCGCCTCGATCAGTCCGTATATCGGTCTGTTTGGTACCGTGTGGGGGATTATGCACGCCTTTATCGCATTGGGTGCGGTAAAACAAGCCACGTTGCAAATGGTGGCTCCGGGTATTGCGGAAGCGCTGATTGCAACGGCAATCGGTCTGTTCGCAGCGATCCCTGCGGTAATGGCGTATAACCGTCTGAACTTGCGTGTGTCCAAGCTGGAACAGAATTACGGTAACTTTACCGATGAATTTACTGCCATTTTACACCGTCAGGCATTTGCCGCTGACGCGAAGCAGTAA
- the tolA gene encoding cell envelope integrity protein TolA — MMDNNNKKNKLTKSVVVSVILHVLVIALLIVGSLYQEIPAGGGGGGGAIDAVMVDPGAMAQQYNRLQQQNEDARKAENERKRKLQQQKEEMQQKQQAEEERLRDLEKERLKAQEEAKRTEEARQQAEEQKRQAQEEARKAEEVRKQAEDAKKKAEQAKKQAEEAKKQAEAEALAAKAKAEAEAKKRAEADAKKKAEAEAKKQAEQAAKAAEEAKKKAELDAKKKAEADAKKKAEADAKKKAEADAKKKAAADAKAAAAREAAQSEAALDDLFGGLSEEANAREGQAGGGGSAGSGKAGAPGPEGDKYGGLIKQAVSRNMYDTSLYRGKTCSIKINFAPDGLILSSSVVGGDPSLCQAAERAIKITQKLPKPPSDAVYNKFKNAVLEFTF; from the coding sequence CTGATGGATAACAACAACAAGAAAAACAAGCTGACAAAATCGGTTGTTGTCTCCGTTATTTTGCACGTGCTCGTGATTGCTTTACTGATTGTTGGCTCCCTGTATCAGGAGATCCCTGCCGGTGGCGGCGGGGGCGGGGGCGCAATTGATGCAGTGATGGTCGATCCGGGAGCCATGGCACAGCAATATAACCGCCTGCAGCAACAAAATGAGGATGCGCGTAAAGCGGAAAATGAACGCAAGCGCAAACTGCAACAGCAAAAAGAGGAAATGCAGCAGAAACAGCAGGCTGAAGAAGAGCGTTTACGCGATCTGGAAAAAGAGCGCTTAAAAGCGCAAGAAGAAGCGAAACGCACCGAAGAAGCCCGTCAGCAAGCCGAAGAACAAAAACGCCAAGCACAAGAAGAAGCGCGCAAGGCCGAAGAAGTTCGCAAGCAAGCTGAGGATGCTAAGAAAAAAGCCGAACAAGCTAAAAAACAGGCTGAAGAAGCCAAGAAACAAGCTGAAGCCGAAGCGTTAGCGGCAAAAGCCAAAGCAGAAGCTGAAGCTAAGAAACGGGCCGAAGCCGATGCAAAGAAAAAGGCAGAAGCCGAAGCGAAAAAGCAGGCTGAGCAAGCAGCAAAAGCGGCTGAAGAAGCGAAAAAGAAAGCTGAATTAGACGCGAAGAAGAAAGCGGAAGCGGATGCCAAGAAAAAGGCTGAGGCCGACGCTAAGAAAAAAGCTGAAGCAGATGCGAAGAAGAAAGCCGCTGCTGACGCCAAAGCTGCTGCCGCTCGCGAAGCTGCACAAAGTGAAGCGGCGTTAGACGATTTGTTCGGTGGCTTATCCGAAGAGGCCAATGCCCGTGAAGGACAAGCCGGAGGCGGCGGTAGTGCTGGCTCTGGTAAAGCCGGCGCGCCAGGCCCTGAAGGGGATAAGTACGGCGGGTTAATCAAGCAGGCAGTCAGCCGTAATATGTATGACACCAGCTTGTACCGTGGGAAAACCTGCAGTATTAAGATTAACTTTGCACCGGATGGTTTGATTCTGAGTTCGAGTGTGGTTGGCGGGGATCCTTCCTTATGTCAGGCGGCAGAGCGGGCAATAAAGATCACTCAGAAGTTGCCAAAACCACCTTCTGATGCTGTGTACAATAAATTTAAGAATGCCGTTTTAGAGTTTACCTTCTAA
- the tolR gene encoding colicin uptake protein TolR — MAYSRRKRHDMKSEINIVPFLDVLLVLLLIFMATAPIISQSVQVDLPDSTESSSVETKDDRPPVILEVSGIDQYAMSIDGKREENLSADQVMQNARLNLGTAEQKTTFLVGGAKEVPYEEVIKALNLLHEAGVTSVGLMTNPI; from the coding sequence ATGGCGTACTCACGGCGTAAGCGCCACGACATGAAGTCTGAAATCAACATCGTACCGTTTCTGGACGTGCTCCTGGTACTGTTGTTGATTTTCATGGCCACCGCACCGATTATCAGTCAAAGCGTACAGGTTGACTTGCCTGACTCTACCGAGTCGAGCAGTGTTGAAACTAAAGATGACCGTCCTCCGGTAATTTTGGAGGTATCTGGTATTGACCAGTACGCAATGTCTATTGATGGTAAGCGGGAAGAAAACCTCAGTGCTGATCAGGTGATGCAAAATGCCCGCCTGAATCTGGGAACCGCCGAGCAGAAAACCACCTTCTTGGTGGGCGGCGCAAAAGAGGTTCCTTATGAGGAAGTCATCAAGGCACTGAATTTATTGCATGAGGCCGGAGTGACATCTGTCGGTCTGATGACTAACCCGATTTAA